One Candidatus Eremiobacteraceae bacterium DNA window includes the following coding sequences:
- the ygiD gene encoding 4,5-DOPA dioxygenase extradiol has translation MTTSHTRMPAVYVGHGSPMNAITDTKFSRAWAALGAALPRPRAIAVISAHWFVPGTAVTAEPNPKTIHDFGAFPKALFDVRYPAPGDPALAAEIAEMLAPTPVRLDTSWGFDHGAWSVLVHLYPKADIPVVEIAIDSEQPPARHFELGGRLAPLRERGVLVIACGNVVHNLEHIDFSATAPFPWAVRFDEFAKAALERRDDRALIDYEMNPDAILAAPDEDHYYPLLYAAGIRHNDDALRFIVEGFDAGSISMRAFTLS, from the coding sequence ATGACCACTAGCCATACGCGCATGCCGGCGGTCTATGTCGGCCACGGCAGCCCCATGAACGCTATCACCGACACGAAATTCAGCAGAGCCTGGGCGGCATTGGGCGCCGCGCTTCCGCGCCCCCGCGCGATCGCCGTTATCTCAGCCCATTGGTTCGTGCCCGGGACGGCAGTCACGGCCGAGCCGAACCCGAAAACCATCCACGATTTCGGCGCATTTCCGAAAGCACTGTTCGACGTGCGCTATCCTGCGCCCGGAGATCCGGCGCTCGCGGCCGAGATCGCCGAAATGCTCGCTCCGACGCCGGTCCGCCTCGACACATCGTGGGGTTTCGATCACGGCGCGTGGTCGGTGCTCGTTCATCTCTATCCCAAGGCCGACATACCCGTCGTCGAGATCGCCATCGATTCCGAACAGCCGCCGGCGCGGCATTTCGAACTCGGCGGCCGTCTAGCACCGCTGCGCGAGCGCGGAGTGCTCGTGATCGCGTGCGGGAACGTCGTGCACAATCTCGAGCACATCGATTTCAGTGCGACCGCGCCGTTCCCGTGGGCCGTGCGTTTCGACGAATTCGCGAAGGCGGCTTTGGAACGACGCGATGACCGGGCGCTGATCGACTATGAGATGAATCCGGATGCGATACTCGCGGCTCCGGACGAAGATCATTACTACCCGCTGCTGTATGCCGCGGGGATCCGGCATAACGACGATGCGCTGCGATTTATCGTCGAAGGTTTCGACGCAGGGTCGATCTCCATGCGGGCGTTCACGCTATCGTAG